The Onychomys torridus chromosome 4, mOncTor1.1, whole genome shotgun sequence DNA window tggaagacactgttcccttggagtcatccatcacttccaactcttacactctttctgcctcctcttctgtgtagatccctgagccttgaggtcagggatctcATTTAGGGCCGAGGGCtacacagtctctctctgtgcactgtgttaattcccatctactgtaaGATGCTTCTCTGATAacggctgagcaaggcactgatttcCCCTATCATATCATatataataagagaaaatatCTGGCTAACATTGTAAAGTacctattttataaaattaattccacaaagattaataaattataaaagtatgCAAATTTATATGATTAggatttataataaaatttagaatCATCTCTGTGCATTAAAACGCTTACTTTTAAACAATTGATTTTAAAGACAGTAGATTCTACTTGCCATTACCAATCTGTAACTGCTTTAGTTGTAATTTTAAAGATATTCATTTTCAGTAAAGTCAAGAACTACTCTACTAGCAATAATTGTTAAGATAAACAGCCAAACAGAAGAGCAACAATGTTAGGCatatccttcctttctttgtattACACCACACTTTGGGATTTGAATTCTACATTTACCACAAAGCTCTAAGGCTTTGGCAGATTACTCACTTCTCAGTGTATCAGCACCCTCCCCAGTGATGTGGGTGTAGCAAGGATGCCTGCCCTGCTGTGTGTGGTGATAACCAGTCAAGTTCGGACATGGGTGCAATTCTTTTATGGTATGAATTTAGCAAATATTAGCTGCATTTTCATTATGGTAGATTAGAAGCATAGTTCTAGAGGTTAAATCTGGATATGTAACTATTTCTTTGCATGCAGATATCTCCTTCTGTGCAATGAAGGTCATCAGTTTGCACTTCTATGTTTAATGATTACTCTAGTGTTTGTAACTGCGTGTTAGGGGAAAAGGTCTCAAGATTAGTGGATAACTGATATACGTTTCTGTCATTCCTTGCAGACATCATGGAAATCAGGACTGTGGCAGTTGGAATTGTGGCAATCAAAGGGGTGGAAAGTGAATACTATCTTGCAATGAATAAAGATGGAAAACTCTATGCAAAGGTATTAATAATTGACAACTTAGAGTTATTATTCAAACTTACTTTTGTCAAAAATACATGCCTTTCTGAAAACTAATTTTCTTTCACTGGTACAAGTTGAATATtccattaaaacttttttttttttactcaagcattaaggtaaaatattttttgtatgaGCTTAGCTTGCTTAAGCTATTTGGATATTAGATTTTTCATCTGTAAGATGACTTGGAATGATTGATCTCTAGGGATCCTTTCAATTCTAAACTCCCATGTAAATTTCAGATACTTGAAGCCTAAGATTTCCATCTGTGAGTATTAAAGCCCCTTTGTTAGACTTCCTCCAATTTGCACATTGCTGACATTGAAAATTCTTGGGCAAAAAATTTTTTGAAGTGTTCAGTTCATTTGTCAACATTAGTCTCACAATCATGGGCTTTGAACTATAAGCATTCACATTGTTTCCACtttattatgatataaaatatgtGATAGTTCATCCCACTATAGTAAAGCAAAATTCAATTTCCTTTGTATTCTTGTAGCTCTGCATAATGCCTATGCAGGCCAATTACAGAATAGAGGTGTAATCAAATGAACACTTGACTGCCTGGATGAATAGACTAGGTAACTTTTTACTTTTGTTACAATTGAAGACAACATAGTAGAAAGTGAAATAAAGTTTATTAAATTGTCCCTTACCTGCAGGAGATGGAGGCTATGCCCTTTACACTAAATTTCTGGGGGACAGAGAATGGAGTGACTTAGGGATCCCAACATTAAAGAGTAGAAATTGGTTGTCCAAAAGGACATAACTAAATGTGCATTATGTTATCTTTTGTTAATTTAAGATGCTTTTGACCTATGACAATATATGACATAGATAAACCCATTAAACTGTGTCAGTTCTGCTCAATCTGAGGGTTAAAATAAGTCACATATACTTCACCTCTACAGACTGTCACCTGATTGCTGTTAGTTTGAGCCTCTCCAGAACTTCTATTAATATTTGTGTTTGGTTTCTTTGTGCTTGTTTTTATCAGAAAGAATGCAACGAGGATTGCAACTTCAAAGAACTAATTCTGGAAAACCATTACAACACATACGCATCAGCTAAATGGACACACAGTGGCGGGGAAATGTTTGTTGCCTTAAATCAAAAGGGGCTTCCCGTCAAAGGGAAGAAAacgaaaaaagaacaaaaaacggCCCATTTTCTTCCTATGGCAATAACTTAATCATACACGGTGTTTGAGAAACCAGTTTCATTCAGCAGGGAGATCTCTTTCCAGtggacttttttcttctttctttttccttactttctctctctctctctcttaaagtaACCAAGAAAGGCTGGAAAACTACTGAAAACTGATCAAGCTGGACTTGcgcatttttgtttattttaaaagactgcaTTAAAGAAAGAGCTGAAGAGTATACACACAAACCAGATTTAGTAACTGAAAGTTGTAAAAAGTTGTAAAAGTGGTTGTACAATCATGTTAGTAATAGTGATGTGTTTCTTAAATTAATTTACCCTTAAGAGTATGTTAGATTTGACTATCTGATCATGAATATTTAATATCACTATCTGCTTATAAAATGGCTgctataataataatgaagatgaTGCAGATGATGTTATATAAGGGATGTCAGACCTAACCCTGCTGGGATGCCTGAGGATGATCAAGCCGGCACACACCATAGACAATGAGCAGTGCTTGAGAGCTTTCCAGTAAGAACTATCATCCATTTCAGCTCTACTCAGAAAAGTGATGCTCTCAGCAGTTTATCATAGAATGGAATCGACAGGTGGTCTTACAAAATGACAATATTGGAACATACCTGTGCTGATTAACATGAAAAAAATCCTAATGCCACTCAAATTGAAAAGGTATTGCTAACAGGATGTTTTAGAAATCTGTATATAAAATAGCAATAATGATGGTAATACTGTATTTCATCTCAtcacaaaataacattttataatccctaaaaataaaattccaaaatctTTAAGTCTTTTTCAAGTAACAAATCTATCTTTTGTATAATTCACATTTGGGAACACAACTTTAAATAATGTTCTTCCCACACATAATCatgtctcccccctcccctgtggTTACAGCATTAAACTCTACTTTAAgttgtatttgaattttattgttttgttatttaagtttatgttatttataaagaaaaaacctTAAGAAGCCGTTTCTGTTTcatatgcttttaatttcaaGGGAACAACAAACCGCCTGGCTGTACTGCAGATTTCTCCTCCCCTGGTGACTGACACCAACTCTAGGACACAGCACTTGGCTAGCAAGTGTTGGATGGAAGACAAAAATGACAGCCCGCAGCCATGCTTACAAGAGATGTCTCACAGCAAACAATGCAAATATGTGGGAAAGATTTTGCCACAACACTCTTGCCAATGAATTTGGATCATATAAGTAAAAGAAAGCAGAGGGTTTTAGTCAGAATATATTTTGATACATGGCAATAAAACATGGTTTAGAAGTCGGTCTATTTAAAGTTAGCTATTTGATAGTCTTGGGAAGTATCTACCATGCAAAAGACGCCAAAATTGAGGCTGTAGTCAGTgtatgagccccccccccccgactcctTGGGGCTTCAGATCAGGCCACAGACAACAGCCTAACAGAGAGATGaagactcactctgtagttctgCTGTCAGCGGGTGCTGCCCCAACTGTACGCATGCTCACCAAGGGAAGGGCAACAGTTAGGTCAGTTGTTGGTTGGTATATGAATTGTTGTGATATCAGCCTCAAAGTATTTTCCATTGAGGTTTCTTTATATTACAAAAAATACTACTTGGTAATATGTTTAGAAGAGAAGGTTATAAGATAAAGCCCCTgtcaacaaaaaataacaatCTCTTGACTTTCTTGTGGTTTGCCCAAGTGTCCAGGCTACCAAAAAATAGGAAGTGTCGCCCTCCATCACATATAAGGAGACACCATGAGGAAATAGTCTTTACTAGCATCCAATTCAAGGACATTTCTAGTCTAGCTTTCTAGTCCAGGATCCAGCTTGTACCTGGAGTCTTATAAACACCAGAGGTAGAAGAAGACTATGCTTTTCATAGTTGT harbors:
- the Fgf7 gene encoding fibroblast growth factor 7; amino-acid sequence: MRKWILTWILPTLLCRSCFQLVCLVGTISLACNDMSPEQTATNVNCSSPERHTRSYDYMEGGDIRVRRLFCRTQWYLRIDKRGKVKGTQEMKNSYNIMEIRTVAVGIVAIKGVESEYYLAMNKDGKLYAKKECNEDCNFKELILENHYNTYASAKWTHSGGEMFVALNQKGLPVKGKKTKKEQKTAHFLPMAIT